The following nucleotide sequence is from Pseudonocardia sp. C8.
GGAGGCCCGGGCGTAGCCGTCGGCGGCGTTGACGGCGGCGGCCTCGTGCCGCACCGGGACGAACATCCCCGCCGCGTCGAGCGCCTCGACGAGCGGCAGGTTGTGCACGCTGACGACACCGAAGGCGCGGGTCACGCCGTGGTCACGTAGCAGGGCGACGAGCAGGTCGCCGCCGTTCGGGCGGGCCATGGTTCCTCCGTGGTGGGCGGTCGGTTCGGGCCGGTCAGACGTAGCGGGCGACGCCGCCGCCGACGTCGAGCGTCGCGCCGGTGACGTAGGAGCTGCGCGGTGAGAGCAGCGAGACGATCGGGAAGGCGACCTCGTCGGCGGTGCCGAGCCGCCCGAGCGCGACGCCGCGGTCGGCGGCGAGCGCGCCGGCCCAGGTGTCGAAGTCCTGCGCGGAGCCGGATTCGGCGTACCGGCGCCGCCACTGGCCGGTGTCGATCAGGCCGAGGCAGACCGAGTTGACCCGGATGCCGTCCGGGGCGAGCTCGGTGGACAGCGTGGTGGCCAGGTTGAGCAGCGCGGCCCGGGCCGCCGAGGTCGCGGCCAGGCGCGGCTCGGGCTGGCGGGCCAGGATCGCGTTGACCGCGACGACCGCGCCGGCGTCGCTGCGGCGCAGCCAGGGCAGGGCCGCGCGCACCGGGTTCAGGACGCCGGCCAGCTTGAGCCGGACCTCCTCGTCCCACTGGTCGTCGGTGGTCTCCAGCACCCGCGACATCAGCGAGCGCCCGGCGTTGGCGACGATCCCGTCGATGCCGCCGAGGTCCCCGGCTGCCTCGGTCACGAACTCCTCGACCGCGGCCGGGTCGCGGACGTCCGCCGCGGCGGCGAACACCCGGCCGGGGCCGGGCAGCGGGTCGAGCGCGGCGCGGAGCCGGTCGGCGTCGCGAGCGCAGGCCGCCACGTGGGCGCCCTCGGCCCGCAGCAGGCCCGCGACGGCGAGCCCGACACCGGAACTCGCCCCGGTGACGACGACCGTGCGGCCCTTCAGCCCGAGATCCATGGTGTTCCCTTCAGCGTCCTTCAGCGGCAGACGAAGCCGCCGTCGACCAGCAGCGTCTGCCCGGTGACGTAGGCGGCGGAGTCGGAGAGCAGGAACCGGACGGCGCCGGTGACGTCGTCGGGCTGCTGGGTGCGGGTGAGTGCCCGGTTCAGCCGGAACAGCTCGTGGCGTTCCGCGGGGATGCTGCGGGTCGCCTCGGTCTCGGTGATGCCGGGCGCGACCGCGTTGACCGTGATCCCGTCCGGGCCGGCGTCGCGGGCCATCGCCCTGGTCATGCCGACCACGGCGTTCTTCGAGGTCACGTAGTGCAGCAGCCGCGGGGGCCCGTAGAAGGCGACGTCGGAGGCGATGTGCACGATCCGCCCGGCGCCGGCGGCCCGCATGCCCGGGTAGAGCGCGCGGGCGACCAGCCAGGGTCCGCGGACGTTGACCCGCAGCACCCGGTCGAAGTCGTCGGCCGGCAGGTCGGCGAAGTGCTTCCCGCCGACGCCGTCGGCCAGGGCGGCGTTGTTCACCAGACCCCAGGCGCCGCCGAGCCCGTCGACGGCGGCGGCCAGCGCGGCCACCGAGGTCTCGTCGGCGACGTCGGTGTCGTGCCGGTGCACGGTCCCTCCGGCTGCGGTGAGCTCGGCGGTGGCGGACGCGGCCGTGTCCGGGTTCCGCTCGGCCAGCACGATCCGGGCCCCGGCGCGGACCAGCTCGTGGGAGATCGCCAGGCCGAGCCCGCGCCCGCCCCCGGTGACGACCACGACCCGGCCGGCCAGGTCCCCGAACGCCGCGCTCACCGGGACACCCCGGTCCGCACGCCGGCGAGGAACCCGCCGACGATCCGGTCGAACTCGGCCGGCTGCTCCTGGTTCGCGGCGTGCCCGGCGCCGGGGACGAGCGCGAACCCGGCCCCGGGGATCGCCGCGGCCAGCGCCCGGGCCTCCTCGACACCGGTGACCACGTCGTGCTCGCCGACCACGACCAGCGTGGGCACGCCGATCCGGGCCAGGTCGGCGGAGTGGTCGGTGGCCGCCATCGAGGCCGCGGCCAGCGCGTACCCGGCGGGCCGGACCCCGGCCATGATCGCCTCCACCCGGGCGCGGACCGGTGCGGGGGCGTCCGGTGCGACCAGGCGCCCGGCCCGGCGCGCGGCGAACTCCCCGGCGCCGAGCTCGGCGAGCTCCTCGACACGGCGGGCCATCCCGGCCCGGCCCTCGGGGGTGCGGCCGGAACCGCGGGTGGAGTCGGCCAGCACCAGGCTGCGCAGCAGGTCCGGGCGGCGCAGCGCCATCCGGGTCGCCACCACCCCGCCCCAGGAGACGCCGACGACGTGCGCCGGGGTGCCGTCGAGCACGGCCAGCGCGGCGTCGGCGAGCCGGTCCATGACCGTCTCCGGGGGCGTGCCGGGAGGCGGGTCGGGCGAGTCGCCGTAGCCGGGGGCGTCCCAGGCGAGCAGCCGGTAGGTGCCGGCCAGCCCGCCGTCGAGCTGGGGCCGGAACGACTCGGCCGCTCCCCCGATGCCGTGCAGGAGCAGCACGGTGTCCCCGGACCCGGCGGCGCGCACGGCGACCGGGTACCCGCCGGTCACCGGAGCACCGCCGGGGCGCCTGCGAGGTCACCGACCGCACGCAGCACCGCGTACGGGGTGATCGCGCTGGTGGTCGGGGTGCGTTCCGAGGGCCGGTTGGCGATCTCGATCCGGTAGTCGCCGGACGGGCCGGTCGCCTCGATCACGTGCCGGGTCAAGGTCGCCGCCGGGTCCGCGACGACGGCGGCCTCGACGACGTCCCACCGGCCGGTGGCCAGCGCGACCGCGGCGACGACGTTCGTGGAGCGCGGGAAGCGGGCGGCCACCTCGCGGGCCGTGCCGCGGAACAGCTCGACCGGGCCGTCCGGGGCGGGCCGGTCCGGCAGCAACGCGGAGGCGGCCTTGGTGGTGGTCACCGTGACCCGCTCCGGGCCGCCGTCCATCAGCGCGGCCGCCCGCAGCACGTCGAGCCCGCCGATCGCGCCGGTGCACAGGTGCACCCGGCCCGGCCCGGCCGACAGGGCGGCGAGCAGGTCGTCGTCGGTGAGCGCGCCGATCGACACCACCAGCAGGTCACCGCCCGCGGCGATCACCTCCGGCGCGGTCGCGGCCAGCGCGGCGTGCCCGGCGCACTCGACGACCAGGTCTGCCCCGCGCACCGCGGCCGCGGTGTCGATCACCGGCAGGCCGGGCGGGTCTGCCGGGTCGCGGTGCACGACGCCGATCAGGTCGGCGCCGGGCACCGCGCCGCCGGCGAGCGCGCGGGCCACGACCTCGCCGATCGCCCCGCAGCCGAGGACCGCGACCTTCACGAGTGCACCTCCGCGCCGCGGCGGCGGGCGAAGTACCCGGGATCGGGTTCACCGGCCATGTGCGCGCGGACGTCCGCCGACGGCGGCCCGGCCGTGCCCCACAGGTCGGACAGCTCCGGGGTGCGCCGCCACACCCGGCACAGCCAG
It contains:
- a CDS encoding SDR family oxidoreductase, whose product is MDLGLKGRTVVVTGASSGVGLAVAGLLRAEGAHVAACARDADRLRAALDPLPGPGRVFAAAADVRDPAAVEEFVTEAAGDLGGIDGIVANAGRSLMSRVLETTDDQWDEEVRLKLAGVLNPVRAALPWLRRSDAGAVVAVNAILARQPEPRLAATSAARAALLNLATTLSTELAPDGIRVNSVCLGLIDTGQWRRRYAESGSAQDFDTWAGALAADRGVALGRLGTADEVAFPIVSLLSPRSSYVTGATLDVGGGVARYV
- a CDS encoding SDR family oxidoreductase, with amino-acid sequence MSAAFGDLAGRVVVVTGGGRGLGLAISHELVRAGARIVLAERNPDTAASATAELTAAGGTVHRHDTDVADETSVAALAAAVDGLGGAWGLVNNAALADGVGGKHFADLPADDFDRVLRVNVRGPWLVARALYPGMRAAGAGRIVHIASDVAFYGPPRLLHYVTSKNAVVGMTRAMARDAGPDGITVNAVAPGITETEATRSIPAERHELFRLNRALTRTQQPDDVTGAVRFLLSDSAAYVTGQTLLVDGGFVCR
- a CDS encoding alpha/beta fold hydrolase; this encodes MTGGYPVAVRAAGSGDTVLLLHGIGGAAESFRPQLDGGLAGTYRLLAWDAPGYGDSPDPPPGTPPETVMDRLADAALAVLDGTPAHVVGVSWGGVVATRMALRRPDLLRSLVLADSTRGSGRTPEGRAGMARRVEELAELGAGEFAARRAGRLVAPDAPAPVRARVEAIMAGVRPAGYALAAASMAATDHSADLARIGVPTLVVVGEHDVVTGVEEARALAAAIPGAGFALVPGAGHAANQEQPAEFDRIVGGFLAGVRTGVSR
- a CDS encoding aspartate dehydrogenase domain-containing protein → MKVAVLGCGAIGEVVARALAGGAVPGADLIGVVHRDPADPPGLPVIDTAAAVRGADLVVECAGHAALAATAPEVIAAGGDLLVVSIGALTDDDLLAALSAGPGRVHLCTGAIGGLDVLRAAALMDGGPERVTVTTTKAASALLPDRPAPDGPVELFRGTAREVAARFPRSTNVVAAVALATGRWDVVEAAVVADPAATLTRHVIEATGPSGDYRIEIANRPSERTPTTSAITPYAVLRAVGDLAGAPAVLR